Proteins encoded within one genomic window of Bacteroides sedimenti:
- a CDS encoding ABC transporter permease, translated as MKEATFKDKVSQGFQDLFYIWKREFKTTFRDQGVLIFFILVPLMYPLIYGFIYTNEVVREVPVVVVDNSHSSLSREFLRKVDATADVKITTYCSNMEEAKLLMKEREAYGLIYVPTHFSDDIALGKQTQVSIYCDMSGLLYYKSILMSTTAVSLDMNKQIKICRAGNTTNRQDEITAQPIEYQDVALFNPQNGFAAFLIPAVLILLIQQTLLLGIGLSAGTAREHNRFRDLVPINRHYNGTLRIVFGKGLSYFMVYAIVSVYVLCVVPRIFNLNQLALPHTLMMFMLPYLSACIFFAMTASIAIRNRETCMLIFVFTSLPLLFISGISWPGAAIPAFWKYLSYLFPSTFGINGFVRINNMGATLNEVAAEYQALWLQAGFYFLTTCLVYRWQIMNSRKHVVEKYKEMKAKLEAAPKETKD; from the coding sequence ATCAGGGAGTATTAATCTTCTTCATCCTCGTACCATTGATGTATCCTTTAATATATGGTTTTATTTATACCAATGAAGTAGTACGCGAAGTACCTGTGGTAGTTGTTGACAATTCGCATTCTTCCTTAAGCCGTGAATTTCTACGAAAAGTAGATGCCACAGCCGATGTGAAGATAACAACTTATTGCAGCAATATGGAAGAAGCCAAATTGCTGATGAAAGAAAGAGAGGCATACGGGCTAATCTATGTTCCCACTCATTTCAGTGACGATATAGCACTTGGGAAACAGACTCAGGTTAGCATCTACTGCGATATGAGCGGACTGCTATACTATAAAAGTATTTTAATGTCGACCACGGCTGTATCTTTGGATATGAACAAGCAGATAAAAATTTGCCGTGCTGGAAACACAACCAATCGACAGGATGAAATCACAGCTCAGCCAATTGAGTATCAGGATGTGGCTCTATTTAATCCACAAAACGGATTCGCGGCATTTCTTATTCCTGCTGTTCTGATTCTATTGATTCAGCAAACTCTGTTGCTTGGAATCGGACTCTCGGCCGGAACCGCCCGCGAACATAACCGTTTCAGAGACCTGGTTCCTATCAACCGCCATTACAACGGTACCCTGAGAATTGTATTTGGAAAAGGATTGAGCTATTTTATGGTTTATGCCATTGTTTCAGTCTATGTGCTTTGTGTGGTTCCCCGCATATTCAACCTTAATCAGCTAGCGCTTCCACATACATTGATGATGTTCATGCTTCCTTACCTAAGCGCATGCATCTTTTTTGCAATGACCGCATCAATAGCCATTCGAAACAGAGAAACGTGTATGCTGATATTTGTATTCACATCACTGCCCTTGCTGTTTATCTCTGGCATATCCTGGCCGGGAGCTGCTATTCCTGCTTTCTGGAAATACCTGTCATATCTGTTCCCATCCACCTTTGGAATAAACGGATTTGTTAGAATCAATAATATGGGTGCCACTCTAAATGAAGTCGCTGCGGAATATCAAGCTCTTTGGTTGCAGGCAGGATTTTATTTTCTGACTACCTGCCTTGTTTATCGCTGGCAAATCATGAACAGCCGGAAACATGTGGTAGAAAAATACAAAGAGATGAAAGCCAAACTAGAAGCTGCACCTAAAGAAACTAAAGATTAA
- a CDS encoding ABC transporter ATP-binding protein, producing the protein MKEFIRILKRFVPPYKKFLILNIFFNILSAILNIFSFSLIIPILQILFKLSNQVYKFIPWDSSMSFKNIAINNFYYYVSDMIKVYGGSKTLLILGLFLALMTFLKTGAYILSFATIIPIRTGVVRDIRTQFYKKMLSLPLSFFSEERKGDIMARMSGDVQEVETSIMSSLDMLFKNPILIIMYFVTLIAISWELTLFTIAVLPGMGWLMGTIGKKLKKKSLLAQTQWSDMMSQMEETLGGLRIIKAFNAEAKMNKRFTSCNDEYRHTISRVNTRQQMSGPMSEFLGTTLIVIVLWFGGTLILRNSSSIDAPSFIFYLVMLYSIINPLKEFSKAGYSIIKGLASMERIDKILQAENTMKISENPIPIKDLKEKIVFKDVSFKYETTPVLKHINLSIPKGKTVALVGQSGSGKSTLVDLLPRFYDVTEGEILIDGVNVKDATLQDLRSIMGNVNQEAILFNDTFYNNIAFGVDNATMEQVIEAAKIANAHEFIVASEKGYDTNIGDRGGKLSGGQRQRISIARAILKNPPILILDEATSALDTESERMVQDALDNLMKNRTTIAIAHRLSTIRNADEICVLHEGEIVERGKHEELIELDGYYKRLCDMQGF; encoded by the coding sequence ATGAAAGAATTTATCCGCATCTTAAAAAGATTTGTTCCGCCTTACAAGAAGTTTTTAATACTTAATATCTTTTTTAATATCCTTTCTGCTATACTCAACATTTTTTCATTTTCGCTTATCATCCCAATCCTGCAAATTCTCTTTAAATTGAGTAATCAGGTTTATAAATTTATTCCCTGGGATTCGAGCATGAGTTTCAAGAATATCGCTATAAACAATTTCTATTATTATGTTTCCGATATGATAAAAGTATATGGAGGAAGCAAAACCCTTCTTATACTTGGACTTTTCCTTGCCTTGATGACCTTCCTTAAAACCGGGGCCTATATTCTCTCATTTGCAACTATCATCCCTATCCGTACAGGGGTTGTAAGAGACATCCGCACCCAGTTTTATAAAAAAATGCTAAGCCTGCCACTGAGCTTCTTTTCTGAAGAACGAAAAGGGGACATTATGGCCCGAATGAGCGGTGACGTGCAGGAAGTTGAAACTTCCATCATGAGTTCACTGGACATGCTGTTCAAAAACCCTATCCTGATCATTATGTATTTCGTTACATTAATCGCAATCAGCTGGGAATTGACTCTGTTTACAATAGCCGTTTTGCCCGGAATGGGCTGGCTGATGGGAACCATCGGGAAAAAGCTGAAAAAGAAATCATTATTGGCGCAAACTCAATGGAGCGATATGATGTCTCAAATGGAAGAGACATTAGGTGGTCTGCGAATCATCAAGGCCTTTAACGCAGAAGCTAAAATGAATAAGCGTTTTACAAGCTGCAATGATGAATACCGCCACACTATCAGTCGGGTAAACACACGCCAGCAGATGTCTGGTCCAATGAGTGAATTCCTGGGTACCACATTGATTGTAATCGTACTTTGGTTTGGGGGAACACTGATTTTGAGAAATAGTTCATCCATAGACGCCCCATCATTCATTTTCTATCTGGTCATGCTTTATAGTATCATTAATCCATTGAAAGAATTCTCAAAAGCAGGCTATTCCATCATAAAGGGACTGGCATCAATGGAACGTATCGATAAAATCCTGCAGGCAGAGAACACAATGAAAATCTCAGAAAATCCTATTCCAATCAAGGATTTAAAAGAGAAAATTGTATTTAAGGATGTCTCATTCAAATATGAAACCACCCCTGTGCTTAAACACATCAACCTTTCTATTCCGAAAGGAAAGACAGTGGCTTTGGTAGGACAGTCAGGATCAGGGAAATCTACATTGGTCGACCTCCTGCCCCGCTTTTACGATGTAACTGAAGGTGAAATCCTGATAGATGGCGTCAATGTGAAAGATGCCACACTTCAAGACTTACGCAGTATCATGGGTAATGTAAATCAGGAGGCGATCCTCTTTAATGACACATTCTATAATAACATTGCCTTCGGTGTGGACAACGCTACCATGGAGCAGGTAATCGAAGCTGCCAAGATAGCCAATGCACACGAATTCATTGTGGCAAGTGAAAAAGGATATGATACAAATATCGGCGACCGTGGAGGTAAACTTTCAGGCGGACAGCGTCAGCGCATCAGTATTGCCCGTGCTATCCTGAAGAATCCTCCAATCCTGATTCTGGACGAAGCGACTTCTGCACTCGATACAGAATCAGAACGTATGGTTCAGGATGCGCTCGATAACCTGATGAAAAACCGCACAACGATTGCTATTGCACACCGGTTATCCACTATTAGGAACGCGGATGAAATCTGCGTACTTCACGAAGGTGAAATTGTGGAACGAGGAAAGCATGAAGAGCTTATTGAACTGGATGGCTATTATAAAAGACTGTGCGACATGCAAGGGTTTTAA
- a CDS encoding outer membrane beta-barrel family protein codes for MKKSLLSLTFLLLCISSIIAQTPSKTTTYTIKGTLLDSLTKTGEPFSTIRISKKGRPNNPIKVLVTDTNGKFKDKISGEGTHIITFASVGKASVSKEFTIKPGEETIDLGIIYIKDAAHELKGVEVVAQKLLVKSEIDKLAYSVEDDPDSKTNNVIEMLRKVPMVTVDAEDKIQVKGSSNFKIHVNGKPNNMMSNNPTEVLKSMPASSIKSIEVITNPGAKYDAEGITGILNIITVGSMKGYTATVNTGVSSNGYNAGAYATVKAGKFTTTGNYYFGHHQSPGDAKGYSEREDYTNETNRFLTSNSSNKYKGNYGSGSMEASYEIDTLRLLTFSGSIYNGNNSNNNDAETEMRTIKHEPVYSYNNSGNYKNDYKYIDANIDYQRSFKKKKEELLTFSYRLSTSPRSSDNYTYYTNINNYPFPLKNTYTTDDPTTYEHTFQGDYTNPIAKNQTIEMGAKYIIRDSKSNSKYYTADPGESTYEEDKSHSSKYDQLQDILAAYAGYNLKWKKFGFKTGLRYEYTFMDVKYHNGEGDDFSAHFSDLVPSANLSYKLSESQTLKASYNMRISRPGIWYLNPFVNDTDPTNIRYGNPDLKSEKSHSFDLNYGRFSQKFNLNLSLSHTFVNNSIEQYSFMKDGVQNNTFENIGKWATTSLSSYINWNFTPKTRLYMNGSVSYQKFNSEKMDVSKDGFNFYVGGGLQQSLPWDMRISLNGGGSGSRVSLQGKGSGYNYYSMNLNKTFLNKRLTISTYATNPFSKYRKYNSTTETLQFRSFYEYQYPSRSFGLNISYRIGKLEASVKKAARTIQNNDVKSGGGSGGEGK; via the coding sequence ATGAAGAAATCTTTGCTATCACTTACATTTCTATTATTGTGTATCTCATCAATAATAGCACAAACACCAAGCAAGACTACTACCTACACTATTAAAGGTACACTTCTTGACTCATTAACCAAAACAGGTGAACCATTTTCCACAATCCGGATAAGTAAAAAAGGGAGACCAAACAATCCGATAAAAGTACTTGTAACAGATACGAACGGAAAATTCAAGGATAAAATTTCCGGAGAAGGCACTCATATAATTACTTTTGCCTCTGTTGGAAAAGCAAGCGTTTCTAAGGAATTCACTATAAAACCAGGAGAAGAAACTATTGATTTGGGAATAATTTATATAAAAGATGCCGCTCACGAACTTAAAGGTGTCGAAGTTGTTGCTCAAAAACTTCTGGTCAAATCGGAAATCGATAAACTGGCATACAGTGTTGAGGACGACCCAGACTCCAAAACCAATAACGTAATTGAGATGTTACGCAAAGTCCCGATGGTAACGGTTGATGCCGAAGATAAGATTCAGGTAAAAGGAAGCAGTAACTTTAAGATTCATGTAAACGGCAAGCCCAATAACATGATGAGCAACAATCCTACAGAAGTATTGAAAAGCATGCCAGCTAGCTCCATCAAATCAATTGAGGTAATTACCAACCCTGGTGCAAAGTATGACGCCGAAGGGATAACAGGTATTCTTAATATTATTACTGTAGGAAGTATGAAAGGTTATACGGCAACTGTTAATACTGGTGTATCCAGCAATGGATATAATGCAGGCGCTTATGCCACAGTGAAAGCAGGCAAATTTACCACAACCGGAAACTATTACTTCGGACACCACCAATCTCCCGGCGATGCAAAAGGATACAGCGAACGTGAAGATTACACAAATGAAACAAATCGGTTCCTGACAAGTAATTCAAGCAATAAATACAAAGGAAACTACGGCTCCGGAAGCATGGAGGCTAGTTACGAAATAGACACCTTACGGTTGTTAACATTCTCAGGAAGCATCTATAATGGAAATAATTCAAACAATAATGATGCGGAAACGGAGATGAGGACTATCAAGCATGAGCCTGTATACAGTTATAACAACAGCGGTAATTACAAAAACGATTATAAATATATCGATGCCAACATTGACTACCAACGTTCTTTCAAAAAGAAAAAAGAAGAGCTCCTGACCTTTTCTTACAGATTGAGCACTTCTCCTAGGTCAAGTGACAACTATACATATTATACGAACATCAACAATTACCCGTTCCCTCTTAAGAATACTTATACCACAGACGACCCCACAACGTACGAACATACATTCCAGGGAGACTACACCAACCCTATCGCAAAGAACCAAACCATTGAGATGGGAGCAAAATACATTATTAGAGATAGTAAGAGTAATAGCAAATATTATACTGCCGATCCAGGTGAATCTACTTACGAAGAAGATAAGAGTCATAGCAGCAAATACGATCAACTGCAGGACATACTGGCTGCTTACGCCGGATACAATCTTAAATGGAAAAAATTTGGGTTCAAAACCGGTTTACGCTATGAATATACATTTATGGATGTTAAATACCACAATGGAGAAGGGGATGATTTCAGCGCTCATTTCAGCGATTTAGTCCCATCGGCAAATCTTTCGTATAAACTAAGCGAATCACAGACTTTGAAAGCATCTTATAACATGCGTATCAGCCGTCCCGGAATCTGGTACCTGAATCCTTTTGTGAATGATACTGACCCTACTAATATCCGTTATGGTAATCCGGATCTTAAAAGTGAGAAGAGTCATTCGTTCGATTTGAACTACGGTCGTTTTTCTCAGAAATTCAACCTCAATCTTTCATTAAGCCACACCTTTGTAAACAACAGCATTGAGCAATATTCGTTCATGAAAGATGGTGTTCAAAATAACACATTCGAAAACATTGGGAAATGGGCCACTACCAGTTTATCATCTTATATCAACTGGAATTTTACTCCTAAAACCCGTTTATATATGAACGGTTCAGTCTCTTACCAGAAGTTTAACAGCGAAAAGATGGATGTTTCTAAGGATGGTTTCAACTTTTATGTGGGAGGCGGACTTCAGCAATCACTACCCTGGGATATGCGTATCAGTCTGAATGGCGGAGGAAGTGGTTCTCGTGTCAGTCTTCAGGGCAAAGGGTCCGGGTACAATTATTACAGCATGAATCTGAATAAGACATTCCTGAATAAGAGACTTACAATTTCTACGTACGCCACCAACCCGTTCAGCAAATACCGCAAATACAACTCAACCACAGAGACTCTTCAGTTCCGTTCTTTTTATGAGTACCAGTATCCAAGCAGAAGTTTCGGACTCAATATCAGCTATCGCATTGGAAAACTTGAAGCCAGTGTAAAGAAAGCAGCACGTACAATTCAGAACAACGATGTGAAAAGCGGGGGAGGCAGCGGAGGAGAAGGGAAATAA
- a CDS encoding DJ-1/PfpI family protein: protein MNKKIFVFLFNGFSDWEIAYLTPEINKCEGFDLVYFSKDGDSVCSMGGMQVVPSISFGMVNADEVDMLILPGGTAWESDENSEIDQLVKELISKGKTIAAICAATAYLGKHGLLDNLKHTSNDLGYLKWVAPKYTGEANYVNQLAVTDQNIITACGVAPIEFAREVFLKLALRSDDDIEKWFQLFKNGIWKE from the coding sequence TGATTGGGAAATTGCATATCTCACTCCTGAGATAAATAAATGCGAAGGTTTCGATTTGGTTTACTTCTCAAAAGATGGGGACAGTGTTTGCTCAATGGGGGGCATGCAGGTAGTACCCAGCATCTCTTTTGGTATGGTAAATGCAGATGAAGTTGATATGTTGATTCTTCCCGGCGGTACGGCTTGGGAATCGGACGAAAATAGCGAGATAGACCAATTGGTAAAAGAACTGATTTCAAAAGGAAAAACAATAGCGGCCATCTGTGCTGCAACTGCATATCTTGGCAAACATGGATTATTGGACAACCTTAAACATACAAGCAATGATTTGGGGTATCTTAAATGGGTTGCACCTAAATATACTGGAGAAGCAAACTATGTGAACCAGCTTGCTGTTACCGACCAAAATATTATTACTGCCTGCGGAGTTGCTCCGATTGAATTTGCCAGAGAGGTCTTCTTGAAGTTGGCTTTACGCAGTGACGATGATATTGAAAAGTGGTTTCAGCTCTTTAAAAATGGAATTTGGAAAGAGTAG